In Anthonomus grandis grandis chromosome 5, icAntGran1.3, whole genome shotgun sequence, the following are encoded in one genomic region:
- the LOC126736631 gene encoding probable splicing factor, arginine/serine-rich 7: protein MAVGQTKLVQVTNIAPQATKDQMHVLFGYLGKIEDIRLYPTVRDVSIPVQSRICYIKFTDPTVVGIAQHMTNTVFIDRALIVIPVQSGEIPDEYYALEMTRNGTIVPGLNVNEPKLPQHVVNSVHGSGADQVILTTDSTLDTHNLPNYPPLPATYDSAKVEETRRTILVQNIDSSVTNDQWIEFFTKAGEVKYLRTCKRISDNSQHLLVEFTDQSSIIKALQMDGMEFHGQPLQIQHATQPINKPQAKSNEAAQREIEEAMTRFKEAQNMINATIEPVIGMLTKDKKSSRRSRSRSRSRGRRRRTRSRSRKRSRSRRRSRSRRRSRSRKRSRSRRRRTRSKSKRRSGSITSRRRSRSKSRKRSRSRDRKSSRGRSRDKKSRDRSKGRKSRDPSKDRRKSKDREKSKERDKSKDRGKSRADSKTKEKPRETKDKDRKSESVDIEKKRSKSRSRSRKRSKSREKRREKRRSRSRGSRRRTPSPRSVRRRSRTRSKDRDSKRKDKDRKERKRTRSRSRSRDRDKERKRTSRAKSRGKSRDRSREKSRSRSKVPKSRAESRASSEKPVRDIKQESIEDNEKDSGEKSDNMDISNSP from the coding sequence ATGGCTGTAGGACAAACAAAACTGGTGCAAGTCACCAACATTGCACCCCAAGCTACTAAAGACCAGATGCATGTGCTCTTTGGTTACCTCGGTAAGATAGAAGATATCCGCCTTTATCCTACAGTTAGAGATGTCTCAATTCCTGTTCAATCTCGCATTTGCTACATTAAATTTACCGATCCCACTGTCGTCGGTATTGCCCAGCATATGACTAACACAGTGTTCATCGACCGAGCCCTTATTGTAATTCCTGTTCAGAGCGGAGAGATCCCAGATGAATATTATGCATTAGAAATGACAAGAAATGGCACAATTGTTCCTGGCTTAAACGTAAATGAACCTAAGCTACCCCAGCATGTTGTGAACTCTGTCCATGGCTCTGGAGCAGATCAGGTAATCTTAACCACAGATTCTACCCTAGACACACACAATTTGCCTAATTACCCCCCTTTGCCGGCCACTTATGATAGTGCAAAAGTGGAAGAAACCAGACGCACCATTCTAGTTCAGAATATCGATTCTTCAGTGACAAATGACCAGTGGATAGAATTTTTCACTAAAGCAGGGGAAGTAAAATACTTGAGGACCTGCAAAAGAATTTCGGATAATTCTCAGCATTTGCTTGTCGAGTTTACAGACCAATCAAGCATCATAAAGGCTCTTCAAATGGATGGAATGGAATTTCATGGTCAACCTTTACAAATCCAACATGCAACTCAACCAATAAATAAACCACAGGCAAAGAGCAATGAAGCAGCACAAAGAGAAATTGAAGAAGCCATGACTAGGTTTAAAGAAGCTCAAAACATGATTAATGCCACAATAGAACCTGTTATAGGAATGCTCACAAAAGACAAGAAAAGTTCAAGGAGATCCAGGTCTCGCTCGAGGTCGAGGGGCAGAAGACGCAGGACAAGATCCCGCTCCCGTAAAAGATCACGATCCAGACGTCGGAGCCGGAGCAGAAGAAGATCAAGATCCAGAAAACGGTCAAGATCACGTAGAAGGCGCACAAGGTCAAAATCAAAAAGACGTTCGGGATCAATAACGTCTCGACGCAGGAGCCGATCCAAATCCAGAAAACGTTCCAGATCAAGAGATAGAAAGTCATCTAGGGGCAGATCCAGAGACAAAAAGTCCAGAGACAGGTCAAAAGGGAGAAAATCACGGGACCCGTCCAAAGACCGCCGAAAATCGAAGGACCGCGAAAAATCAAAGGAAAGAGACAAGTCTAAGGATCGCGGCAAGAGTCGCGCCGATTCCAAAACAAAAGAGAAGCCACGAGAAACAAAGGACAAGGATCGTAAAAGTGAGAGCGTCGATATCGAGAAGAAACGTTCGAAATCGAGAAGTCGCAGTCGCAAACGGTCAAAGTCCAGAGAAAAGAGACGGGAGAAACGTCGGTCGAGATCGCGTGGCAGTCGGAGACGTACGCCGAGCCCCCGCAGCGTGAGAAGGCGCAGCAGGACCAGAAGCAAAGATAGGGACAGCAAGAGAAAGGACAAAGATAGAAAGGAAAGAAAAAGAACGAGATCCAGAAGCAGATCAAGGGACAGAGACAAGGAGAGAAAGAGAACTAGCAGAGCAAAATCTAGAGGGAAAAGTAGGGACAGATCTAGGGAGAAATCGAGATCTAGATCCAAAGTTCCAAAAAGTAGAGCCGAGAGCAGAGCCAGTTCAGAGAAACCTGTAAGAGATATTAAGCAGGAGAGTATTGAGGATAATGAAAAGGATTCTGGGGAGAAGTCAGATAACATGGATATTTCTAATTCACCATAA
- the LOC126736653 gene encoding eukaryotic translation initiation factor 3 subunit J, whose protein sequence is MESWDDENFEPPVVTTPVVLPNKWVGEDEDEDVKESWEDDDEEKKEEDKKTTEAKKTKKKTLAEKIAEKEAKKREELEKRLKHEVDISEEEKLRMQKESDLKLALETTFGDKEEEEEIGGLKLPSSKEEFDEFTDTLTKTLTPLSRHGNEYVNFTENLARNLCAAMSSTDIKKIKNTLDNLFLEKQKIEKGDKSKKNKGKGKAKLKLEGDNQLSAYTDYTNDFDEFDDFM, encoded by the exons ATGGAGTCTTGGG ATGATGAGAACTTCGAACCACCTGTAGTCACTACCCCTGTGGTCCTCCCTAACAAATGGGTGGGCGAGGATGAGGATGAAGACGTAAAA GAAAGTTGGGAAGATGAcgatgaagaaaaaaaagaagaggataaaaaaacaacagaagccaagaaaaccaaaaagaaaaccTTAGCAGAAAAAATTGCTGAAAAAGAG GCCAAGAAGAGAGAGGAATTAGAAAAACGTCTAAAACATGAGGTGGACATCTCAGAAGAAGAGAAGTTAAGAATGCAAAAAGAATCAGATCTAAAGTTGGCCTTGGAGACCACTTTTGGGGATAAGGAGGAGGAAGAGGAAATTGGAGGACTGAAGCTCCCATCAAGCAAAGAAGAATTTGATGAATTTACTGACACCCTAACAAAGACTCTTACACCACTTTCTAGGCATGGCAACGAATATGttaattttactgaaaatttaGCTAGGAATTTATGTGCAGCAA tgagTTCAACAgacataaagaaaataaagaacacATTGGATAATCTGTTTTTGGAAAAGCAAAAGATTGAAAAGGGTGACAAATCAAAAAAGAACAAGGGCAAGGGAAAAGCCAAATTGAAGCTAGAGGGTGATAAT caactatCAGCTTACACCGACTACACTAACGATTTTGACGAATTTGATGATTTTATGTAG